In Primulina eburnea isolate SZY01 chromosome 14, ASM2296580v1, whole genome shotgun sequence, the following proteins share a genomic window:
- the LOC140811111 gene encoding uncharacterized protein yields the protein MTLNKPFQGAAIVDKLLLAWKDFKNYLKHKRNEMNVEELIVRLHIEEDNKSSERRLFSHVAAKANVIEDDQSSKRELFPPKKGRTWDQRRISKKTLSGKCYNCDGMGYKASECKKPKRNREANVAENISQEEMFANLEESENGEKLFIGNSATSEIKGQGKIVLKTNSGKELALNNVFAKFCYVYLLKSKDETIEKFVNYKNEVKNQLSKISKVVRSDRGDEYESLFAEFCAQHDIKHEKIAPYSLQQNDIADRKNRTLKEMMNALLLVYHITYGGKLFSQKITF from the exons ATGACTTTGAACAAACCTTTTCAAGGGGCTGCTATTGTTGATAAGCTACTACTAGCTTGGAAGgatttcaaaaattatttgaaacacAAGCGCAATGAGATGAATGTTGAAGAGCTCATTGTTCGACTTCACATTGAGGAAGACAACAAGAGTTCAGAAAGACGTCTGTTTTCTCATGTTGCTGCCAAGGCAAATGTTATCGAGGATGATCAAAGCTCGAAAAGAGAACTTTTTCCTCCAAAAAAAGGTCGAACATGGGACCAAAGGAGGATTTCAAAGAAAACGTTATCTGGAAAGTGCTACAACTGTGATGGTATGGGTTACAAGGCCTCTGAGTGCAAGAAACCAAAGAGAAACCGAGAGGCGAATGTGGCAGAGAACATTTCTCAGGAG GAAATGTTTGCAAATCTTGAGGAATCCGAGAATGGGGAAAAACTGTTCATAGGAAATTCCGCTACTTCTGAGATCAAGGGTCAAGGAAAGATTGTTTTAAAGACGAATTCTGGAAAAGAGCTGGCTCTTAACAATGTGTT CGCAAAATTTTGTTATGTCTATCTTTTAAAAAGTAAAGATGAAACAATTGAGAAATTTGTCAACTACAAGAATGAAGTTAAAAACCAACTTAGCAAGATAAGTAAGGTGGTAAGAAGTGATCGTGGAGATGAATATGAATCACTATTTGCTGAGTTTTGTGCTCAACACGATATCAAACATGAAAAAATTGCACCTTATTCTCTTCAGCAAAATGACATTGCAGATAGAAAGAATCGCACcttgaaagaaatgatgaatgcATTGTTATTGGTTTACCACATAACATATGGGGGGAAGCTGTTCTCACAGAAAATTACCTTTTAA